Proteins from one Embleya scabrispora genomic window:
- a CDS encoding lysophospholipid acyltransferase family protein, whose product MARRRIGFWYRLAVVVVKPLLLLFTKRDWRGTENIPTSGGFVTAVNHISYVDPLTYAHFQYDTGRVPRFLAKSGLFKIPFVGRVLAGAGQIPVYRDSADAALAFRAAVEAVEKGECVAVYPEGTITRDKTLWPMLGKTGAARIALTTGAPVIPVAQWGAHELLPPYTKRPRLLPRKTMHVLAGPPVDLDEFRGRELTADVLRGATDRIMESITELLVKLRDEPAPPNAGVRRGSGRKGPAEGVEPADVADDTSAGDPDGDTDGTRGGRA is encoded by the coding sequence GTGGCCCGCCGAAGGATCGGTTTCTGGTACCGCCTGGCGGTCGTGGTGGTCAAGCCCCTGCTGTTGCTGTTCACCAAACGCGACTGGCGGGGCACCGAGAACATCCCGACGTCGGGCGGGTTCGTCACGGCGGTGAACCACATCTCCTATGTCGACCCGCTGACCTACGCGCATTTCCAGTACGACACCGGCCGAGTGCCGCGCTTCCTGGCCAAATCCGGCCTGTTCAAGATCCCGTTCGTCGGGCGGGTGCTGGCCGGCGCCGGGCAGATCCCGGTGTACCGGGACTCCGCCGACGCCGCGCTCGCGTTCCGCGCGGCCGTGGAGGCGGTCGAGAAGGGCGAGTGCGTCGCGGTCTACCCGGAGGGCACCATCACCCGGGACAAGACGTTGTGGCCGATGCTCGGCAAGACCGGCGCGGCCCGGATCGCGCTGACCACCGGTGCGCCGGTGATCCCGGTCGCGCAGTGGGGGGCGCACGAGTTGTTGCCGCCGTACACGAAACGACCCCGGTTGTTGCCGCGCAAGACGATGCACGTGCTGGCCGGCCCGCCGGTCGACCTGGACGAGTTCCGGGGGCGCGAGTTGACCGCCGACGTGCTGCGCGGTGCGACGGATCGGATCATGGAGTCCATCACCGAGTTGCTGGTCAAGCTGCGGGACGAACCGGCCCCGCCGAACGCCGGCGTGCGCCGGGGGTCGGGCCGCAAGGGCCCGGCCGAGGGCGTCGAGCCCGCCGACGTCGCCGACGACACGTCGGCCGGCGACCCGGACGGCGACACCGACGGCACCCGGGGCGGTCGCGCATGA
- the cofC gene encoding 2-phospho-L-lactate guanylyltransferase: protein MSPATGSTAPRRAAGSGDRVRSAPPRWRLVVPVKPLSIAKSRLAGTIGPGHRPELALAFALDTVRTALTCDRVHGVLVVTDDARVAAAIRALGADVVADVGAGLNAALAHGARIAGAARPHTGVAALSADLPALRAEELDRVLAAATGVRRAFLADAAGVGTTLLAAASGVALAPGFGGPSRARHLASGAVELTPYDVDSVRRDVDTGEDLRAAIGLGVGAATAAVLPSVPFLPRAAAS, encoded by the coding sequence ATGTCCCCCGCCACGGGTTCCACCGCCCCGCGCCGCGCCGCGGGCTCCGGCGACCGCGTCCGATCCGCCCCGCCCCGCTGGCGGCTCGTGGTGCCGGTGAAGCCGCTGTCGATCGCCAAGAGCCGCCTCGCCGGCACGATCGGGCCCGGCCATCGGCCCGAACTCGCCCTCGCCTTCGCGCTCGACACCGTCCGCACCGCGCTGACCTGCGACCGGGTGCACGGGGTGCTCGTGGTCACCGACGACGCGCGGGTCGCCGCGGCGATCCGGGCGCTGGGCGCCGATGTCGTGGCCGATGTCGGCGCCGGGCTGAACGCCGCGCTCGCCCACGGTGCCCGGATCGCCGGCGCGGCCCGACCGCACACCGGCGTCGCGGCCCTGTCCGCCGACCTCCCGGCGTTGCGGGCCGAGGAGTTGGATCGGGTACTGGCCGCCGCGACCGGTGTGCGGCGGGCCTTCCTGGCGGACGCGGCGGGGGTGGGCACCACGTTGCTCGCGGCCGCGTCCGGGGTGGCGTTGGCACCGGGCTTCGGCGGCCCCTCGCGGGCCCGTCACCTGGCCTCGGGTGCGGTCGAACTCACGCCCTACGACGTGGATTCGGTGCGCCGGGACGTGGACACCGGCGAGGATCTGCGGGCCGCGATCGGGCTCGGGGTCGGCGCGGCCACCGCCGCGGTACTCCCGTCCGTGCCGTTTCTGCCGCGCGCGGCCGCCTCCTGA
- a CDS encoding HU family DNA-binding protein translates to MNKAQLVEAVADRLGGRKAAAEAVDAVLDTIVRAVTAGDRVSITGFGSFEKVDRPARYARNPQTGERVRVKKTSVPRFRAGQGFKDYTSGTKKLPKPNVKSAAAKSSPTPRVVATDAAAPAAKATTRKTTATTKASAKPATSRAAAVKTPAATTRKTAAAAKTPATAKPAAKKATKAPATKAATKAATKPAAAKKVTAKAATTTKATTTKAVKSTPAAAKAPTTKAKATKAAPKAATAKPAAAKPAAAKAPAAKKPATKRAAKKA, encoded by the coding sequence GTGAACAAGGCGCAGCTCGTCGAGGCGGTCGCTGACCGACTGGGTGGCCGCAAGGCCGCCGCAGAGGCAGTCGATGCCGTCCTCGACACCATCGTTCGTGCGGTGACGGCGGGAGACCGGGTGTCCATCACGGGCTTCGGCTCGTTCGAGAAGGTGGACCGTCCGGCTCGATACGCCCGCAACCCGCAGACCGGTGAGCGGGTGCGCGTCAAGAAGACCTCGGTGCCGCGCTTCCGCGCGGGCCAGGGCTTCAAGGACTACACCAGCGGGACGAAGAAGCTCCCGAAGCCCAACGTGAAGAGCGCGGCCGCCAAGAGCAGCCCGACTCCGCGCGTGGTCGCGACGGACGCCGCGGCGCCCGCCGCGAAGGCGACCACCCGCAAGACCACCGCGACGACCAAGGCGTCGGCGAAGCCGGCGACCTCGCGCGCCGCCGCGGTCAAGACCCCGGCCGCCACGACGCGCAAGACCGCGGCCGCGGCCAAGACTCCGGCGACCGCGAAGCCCGCCGCCAAGAAGGCGACCAAGGCGCCGGCGACCAAGGCGGCGACCAAGGCGGCGACCAAGCCGGCCGCGGCGAAGAAGGTCACCGCCAAGGCCGCGACCACCACCAAGGCCACCACCACCAAGGCCGTCAAGAGCACCCCGGCCGCGGCCAAGGCTCCGACGACCAAGGCGAAGGCGACCAAGGCCGCGCCGAAGGCCGCGACCGCCAAGCCGGCCGCGGCCAAGCCCGCCGCCGCCAAGGCGCCCGCGGCCAAGAAGCCCGCGACCAAGCGCGCGGCCAAGAAGGCCTGA
- the leuD gene encoding 3-isopropylmalate dehydratase small subunit — translation MEAFTTHTGTAVPLRESNVDTDQIIPAHWLKKVTRDGFEDGLFEAWRKNPEFVLNRPERAGATVLVAGPDFGTGSSREHAVWALQNYGFKAVISARFADIFRGNSQKGGLLTVVLPQETVERLWALTEADPTAEITVDLVGRQVRAGEIVADFEIDDYTRWRLLEGLDDIGLTLRHEEDITSFEAGRPGWLPRTQPVG, via the coding sequence ATGGAAGCCTTCACCACCCACACCGGAACGGCCGTCCCGCTGCGCGAGAGCAACGTGGACACCGACCAGATCATCCCCGCGCACTGGCTCAAGAAGGTCACCCGCGACGGGTTCGAGGACGGTCTGTTCGAAGCCTGGCGCAAGAACCCGGAGTTCGTGCTGAACCGGCCCGAGCGCGCCGGTGCCACGGTCCTGGTGGCCGGTCCCGACTTCGGCACCGGGTCCTCCCGGGAGCACGCCGTATGGGCGCTGCAGAACTACGGGTTCAAGGCGGTGATCTCGGCGCGCTTCGCGGACATCTTCCGCGGCAACTCGCAAAAGGGCGGGCTGCTGACCGTGGTGCTGCCGCAGGAGACCGTCGAACGCCTGTGGGCGCTGACCGAGGCGGACCCGACCGCCGAGATCACCGTCGATCTGGTGGGTCGTCAGGTGCGCGCGGGCGAGATCGTCGCCGACTTCGAGATCGACGACTACACCCGCTGGCGTCTCCTGGAGGGACTGGACGACATCGGTCTGACCCTGCGTCACGAAGAGGACATCACCTCGTTCGAGGCGGGCCGGCCCGGTTGGCTGCCGCGCACCCAGCCGGTGGGCTGA